The nucleotide window TTGTTATTCACAAAGTTTCGCTCACGCCGGACAGTGTGGATGCCGAAGCCTACCGTCAAGTTTATAAGACGATTTATGAGGATGGGGGGAATCTGGTGTTGCGGGTGGAGTGAGCAGGAAAGAGTCGGGTTCGGAGAGTTAAGTGGTTGAATGACAATCGGTAATAGGTTCGTATTCGTTTTGGATTGGAGATTTGCGGGTTTTGTTCCGGGGCAGATGGAATAGCCTGGAGACATTCCTGCCGCTCATATATATGCCCCAAAGAGGCAGCATTGATTTATTGGTGATTTTGTCGGGGGGGGATGTGTGAGAAAGCAGGCGGCAGGGCGGGCGTGTGTTCGGCGGTTAGAAGATTTTGGCATTGGGGTGTGAGTTTGGGGCGACACAAGGGTCAATCCTTAAAGAAGCAGGTGGCTGACGCGGAGGGATTCTGGTAGGGGCGAACCCACGTGTTCGCCTTTGAAATCATCTCAATGTGAGATGATTTCAAATCATTTGATTAGAGGATTTTCCGGGTCCAACGACCATTTCAGCGGATTTTCGATGATATATTTGCGGATTTCGTACAGTTCCTGTTCGTTGCGAATCACGTGTTCATAGTAGTTTCGATGCCAAAGTTTGCTTTGGGCTGAAGGCAATTTCGCTGTCTTGATATAACGAAGATACTCATTAGTGCTCATGGTTTTGAACCATTGGATTAATCTGGGAAGGGAGGGGTTCAAATCCTTTCCTGGTGGAAAGGATTTTGGGGCGACACATGGGTCGCCCCCTACGATGTTTGACGGGGATTTTGAAGCGAGGCATGGGTTGCCCCCTATGATATTGACTATGCCA belongs to Candidatus Zixiibacteriota bacterium and includes:
- a CDS encoding transposase → MRRKPLRLKEFDYSTAGLYFITICAYDRQCLLGSILNDSVELSAVGEMVKKWWYKLPVKFAGIKIDESIIMPNHLHGIVNIIGGNPCLASKSPSNIVGGDPCVAPKSFPPGKDLNPSLPRLIQWFKTMSTNEYLRYIKTAKLPSAQSKLWHRNYYEHVIRNEQELYEIRKYIIENPLKWSLDPENPLIK